AAGAGTCGGCAAGATATTGAAGAGCATGTTACCTACAGGCTACTTGTTATGATGCCCCCAGATCCACAATATATGGGTTTCAAGGACTACAATCATACCTGCTCACAGATTGGGAATCATAAGTCCTTGCTCAGGATGAATCACCATTTCTGGTTGACACTCTTTGCCAAAATGAAACTTGTATGAACAAAGATATTAAACTTTGGGTTCGAGTGGAATAGCTCACCAGGCATTAGTTTTTGGACATGAACAACCGCACAAAGCCCGGAATCATTGTTTGAATCTCCTGCAAGGCAAAAAGCTAATACAAGTCAAAAGCTAAGCCTCAAGCTGTACAGCTTCAAAGATGTTATACATGTTAAAATATGAAAGCTCCAATTTTTAACACACTATTCCATCAACACAGTACCTTTTCCGTGGTAGCCACATTGTCATGCGGAAAGCCAGTATAACACCATTCACGAAAATGGGGAGAAATGGAAAGCCATACATGACAACTTTGCATCAAATAAAAAGTGCCCAGACTCACTTTGCATCAAATAATGATTGCCTAAACATACATCCTTGTTTAATCGAGGTTTTTCATGCTTTAGCAGATGACTTGGAAGCCAGTTCAGAGATATTCTGTTTACGAACAGAGTGGAATAGTAGatcttttcatcataaaaataataaccaCACTATGTATTAGAAAATTTACAtgttaaaaggaaaagaaaaacaaaaaagaaagatggATACACTCTGAACTGACTGACGATGTGTTGTAAGAGTCAACGTGAGACAGTGAGTGGATCTTGACATTCCTTTTTATATACAGAGAAGCTTTAGAAAATTTCTATTGTGAGGTTCATATGCATTAATAACTACAAAAATGTTTCTCGGATTAGCCGAGCTAATACACGTGAAGTCAACCGGCTCAGCACTTCAGGTAGGACTCTTGCTGAGATGCTTGGTAACACAGGAAGAAGTTCTTGGATGACATTAGAAATCTCAACACCCTGCAAAAACAAAATGAAGATAGTATTTAGTGGAAGAAAATTATGGAACAAATTATGATAATCTCACTACTGAAGCAGCATACAATAAAATTGCATACAGACAATGTCTGAGAATTGTCAACAATATCACCACATGACAACATGATGAATGTAGTCGTGCAAAAGGTAATTTCCCAATTTGGCCAGGCATAGTAGGATATCAGGTATTTGTTCAACAGAAAATAGTAGTGAATGCAGCAAAACAATGTAAGAGCATGTTTTTTTGTATCACTCATGTAATCAAACATTGAGATATACTAATAAATTGCTTAAATTTAGGATAAAAGCAGGTGGtttcaaattttttatatatgttgATACCTGATGTGATGATGCTTTAGAAGTTTCAGAAGTTAGAAACTTTGCAACTTTTTCAACATTGTTTAGTATGACTCTGTCCTCCTCTGTGATGGTGGGCAGCAAAACCGCAGGCCTCAGGGGAGCCATACTAAAAACTGGAGCTGCAGTCCCAATTCCCATAACTGCAGCAATTTGGACCAACTGCTCTCGCGAAACTGCATCAATCGCTTTAACGACCTGCATTGATCAATAACCCACGCTTCAGCACAAAGCTTCAATCAGTTTGTTGAATTTCTTACTATCAAAGTATCAAGGGTCATAAATATTCACTACAAGCATTCACAGGTTAAAAGTAATTGCTCAAACACAAAAACCAATAGTAGTGAACTACCAAAATGCAAAAAGAACCCAGTATATTGTATCAAAATATTAAGGATCTTAATATACTGTCATCAAATGTCAACATGTACCTCTAGAAATATCTGAATGACTTGGTTATCTAAATTGCGCATTtgtgtaattatatatatatatatatatatatatataaagtgaagcCTTTTTGACATAGGGGAGCAATTTAATATGCTCCACAAAACCTAACTTCCTTAGATGGCCCTAGGAATTACCAGTAAAGAATGTTGCTGTCCCAAATCTTACATTGGTATAGTGACCAGAACTTTACAACAGGATATACCTGAGTCTAAAACATTCTTCTTGTAGCAtgtcttatcaattagtttcaatgCGAGATAAGTTTACCTCATCTAGAATAAATTCTCTGAAGAAGTTTCCTTTTTCAGAAAGCAAAAACGTGAGGGCTGCCCTAGTCTTGACAGGCTGTGCTGGCTGAGGTACTAATGCTGGAAATACTGGGACCAGAAGACCTGGTTGACTCTGCAAAGAACCAAGATCAGCCATATTTCCATTCAGATTTTCACCACCTCCACTTTTTGCAGCAGTGATGAAATTCTCGAAAGCTTGCATGACATCAATGAATCTTTCTGCATCAAACACTCCGCGTTTACCATATATCATATACCGCAATGCCTCCTTCAACCTGGGGGATTCATCTGTTAAAAGTCtctgtttttcaaaaagaaaaaacaaattagcTAAAGCTGCACCCATGAATTAGAAATTGAATGAGAAGAAGAAACACAAAAAATGTGGTAGCATGATATATGAACCACCAAGAACGTCTTGTTTGTATGTGTTAGTGTTATATATGACTATCACAACATGTTATCTCTTGAAAATGACACCATCAAAAGGTGGTTCTCCCATGCATAAAGTAGGTGATACAGTGGGAAGTACACAGTGAGGAGGGATGAAAAGGGGGAGAGGACAGAAAAGGAACTAGGACCACAGCAGTTAGAAAATACATGTCCATATGTACAGTGGAAAGAACAATCCTTAACAAAGCTAAATAAAAGGAAAAGGTTCATGTAACTGACCGCAAATAATTGGACAAACAGAAAAGCACAATCTTTACTGTCATTGTTTTGAGTAATAATGTCATACGAAGTAATATTGCCAAGTGTGACTAACACTGAAGAAGTTAGAAGACAGATACATGTCAACATACAAGTCCCAGAAATACACTGGCATTATGTGACCCAGAACTTGATGTTAAAGCCAAACAAGTATTGACAAAAAATGTAAGTTTTTTAATCTGAATCTACACAGTCTGAAGCCATGCTAGGGAATCTGTTTATTCTATTGCAAACGATAAGTGGCCATAGCTATATCATAAAGGTGAAAGAATTATTCTCTTTTTAGTAAAATATAAACGATCACAAGTAATAGTCAATATCATCATGTAAGAAGTGGTAAAAAATGGCTGCTTGATATCGTATACCTGAGCGAGATATGGGTATGCTTCGTCTACAATCGCAAAGTCAGGATTTCCAACTAGTGCTATTCCTTCTAATACCCCAATTGCTCTGATTATTAAAGCAAAATATGGTGGTATTCTGAATGGATAATCAAAGGTAATTTGAGCCAAATCAGATGCTAATtcctgaaagttaatattttttgcACCACCTCCTTCTAGTGCCTGATCAAAAACTTTGGCCAGCACTGGCAAGATTGGTTCCAAATTGACACCATCAGGAATGAAATCAAGCTTGACAAAGTCCTTGACAATTTCATTGTAGTCACGATGAATCAGGTGGGCAATTGCTTCAATTATACCATACTTCTGATCATCAGTCAATCTTGTCACGAGGCCTGACACACGAAAGCCACTTAATGCAACAATTTTattcaaattttttaaaaaagaaaaaatagaagtcCAACAGAGGTTTTTGCAAAAGGAAAACTGCAAAAAGAATGTTAGAACAAAAAATACCAAGACAACTAAAGAACATAATCTAGACATTCTGCACATTACCGATCGAAGGAGAggcataaataaattataaatgcaAACTACAAATATTAATGCAAATATTGGTTGATTATTTCATTAATTCTTTAAATCTAAGCCCCATAACTTTATATCTATAAAGTTAGTGATTATGTTTCTTGGTACCTTCGTATATTCATGCATCCTTCATCCCACAGGTCTTAGGATACATGAAACATAATACACATGGTCAGCATGTTCTATGTAACATATGCTCAATGGTCCAAACATGCGACTAAGTAAACTCTTACAGGATTAACTGGTTCTTCAGTTGTATCCTTCAGCACATGAGCCTCCCTCTTGGTCAGTCATAATCAAACTTGGAGGTGAAGGAACTTTGGGCCTTAGCATTCCAGGAAGCATATAAGATTAGTTTTATAACTGTTGCAGTGGTTGGCTGATTGAAAACTatcctaatacttaagagattactGCAGAACGTCTTTCAAAGTGTGCCCCCCATGCGAATCCATGCACAAATATTGAGCTAACAGAAATTTAGCAATGACACACCTCAAATTCAGCATGAAAAGatctttttgtgttttttttaaaGTAATGTGCTTCTTCTCTGATCTCTTGATTATGACAAGTCCTGCAATTGGAAAACCATACTTCTAGAACACATGCAAACTCATGGTATGCCAAATCACGACTCAAGATAAGTCGAGATTGGCAATTTTCTGACTCAAGATATTGTGTTGCCTAATCCTTTCTAATCATAAGGACAATCCCAAATGATATTGACCTTTATCTTCCAATTCATGCCAATTATGTATGTTTCTACATGGTCTTAAAAATGGACTTGCATATCGCCAGATATAGTATGAAATGGGTTGTACATACCAGCTAACAAGCTGATCGGTATGCGGACCAACCTGTTTTGATGGTATGCAATTAAGGGTAGACGTACCAATCGATACGCCTCGGCCCATAAGGTTGGAAGTCAACCATTACTAATCAATACAGATAGGTAGCGATCGGATTTCAATCGTCCAATTCTCCTTTCCCATCAAGCTAGATTGAAACAATCAAATTGCCCATTGGGCCCTGTTAAGGCCCTTTTAAACTCTCCTCCCTCCCCCTCTTTCACTCACTCTCACTTGTTTAATTTTCCTAATCCGCAATCAGTGGAAATCAACCTCTTGAGATCCGAACTTGGGATCCGGTGAAATTTCTCTCCAATTGAAAGTATTTATCTTACTTCGACAAAAGCATGTTCAACAAAGTTATTCCTTTATGGATTCaaaaagataaattcaatttTTCATCCTTATAACTAGAATTTCTATTCATTTATGGCTTAGATACGTTTATTTGTATTTAAATATAATTCACATATCAAGAAATTAGGAGAAAAATAGTCTACTGATCTCATCAATACACCAATACCGTCTGATACGTATTGGTCCGACACATACACCAATACCGTTTGATACGTACTGGTCTAACAGGCAACAAAACACCCAATCGGCAAGAAAGGGGAGTTCCCTGGTCTTAATCCCGTATCCTCCACTTATTGAAAATCACTCCCTCCAATTTTGCTTCTTCAGAAGCCCTCAACTTATCCTTGCTTCAATTGTCAAATTACAAGCAATACATGTTAAACAACTACATTAAGATGTGTTGCTTCAACATTTATATTTATCGATCACATGAGCATATTGTCTAACGCTTCTACTACAATTATTACAACTACCCTCATAAGAAGCCATGCTACAATGTTGAAGTATCACTTATGCATATTACCTTACCACTTTCAGAACAAATCATGTTGCATATTGACTTTGTAGTGCTCTTTGGCTTAGATGATTTTTGTCATGGAAATtctttattttattattctctatTCTCATGATTCTTTATTTTACATCTCCTTGAAATTATCTTAGCTAATATATTAATCAGATGGTTCAATTCAGCAAATACAGTTGAAGTGTGGTATACCGAATACCTCAAATTATTAAATAGATAATCATTGTTTTAGTTCCTGACATTCTAAAAGGATAATATCTCAACTAGTTTTTCCAAGATTGGCCTCTCATAACTACAAACCCAACAAATCACTTTGACTTTTCTCTCTTTGTCCTCTTAATATATGAAGAGAGATGATCACTATGATAACAACTACAACCAGAATACTCAGAGTCACACAACACATTTTCCTATTATgtatttttagtatatttttGCTTATAACATCTGCTTGTGAATATATTTCGCTGAATCAGTAATATACACTAACGACACTAAGTACGTAAGCAACACATAAGAGATTATTCATATATCCCTCAAACTCTGCTACTTTATGCATCATACAGACAAATTGTGGAACTCAATGAAAGTTGAAGATGTTTCTGACTGAGGTTCAAATGATAGCAGCTGAGTACAATGCCATTAATTATGTAGAATCATCCATTCAGAAAGGGAATATTACCAAAGTCAAGTATAGCCAACTTCCCATCTGGTGTACGAATCATATTTCCAGGATGAGGATCAGCATGAAAGAAGCCAGTATCAAGTAGCTGCAAAAATTGAAAACCATGAGATGAAAAATGCATAATTCAACAAaaaagaatataagaattcatatttTACAGTGGAAGGAAACTGCAACGACACTCAAGTTTCAAGGCCTTTCTTGCTTCAACAATCATGCCGAATGTAGAAGATGTATCAAAGACACCAAgttatttcaagtatcaaatcatGTTATTTTTAACATTGCATAAGAATTCagctgatatgatttttatattcttCCTATAGCACAGAGTCATAGACCAAGTTTTTTTCTTGATAAAGAAAGCATTTTTAGTTACTCGGACATTCTTCAACTGCACATTACATATAACAAGATGAATGAAAAGATTAGAAACTTGATAGAAAAATTATACATCATTTTATAAAATTTCAGTGACTTGCATGAATTTTACCAATGTACAAAAACAACCAACAGCCAGTAATttaaaaacaagaaataaaaataactGAGTATCTCCTCACATATTTTCTTGTCCATGCCGATTGGTATGTTGGTGTATCATGTGTCAATATGCTAGTATACACCAGATCTATGCCAGTCTGACCAATGATTAAATCAGCCAGAGTAACGAGATTTCGAACATTGGTTCATACAAGTCCATTCATCCACTTTCTTCTGATACATAAATACCACTGTATTTCCTGTATTCACCTGGCATTCTCTCAAATATATAAGTAGCCTTAACTCTTAAGTCTAGTTGGTCAAATTAACCCTTTATCTACTTTTATGTGTAAGAAATATTTCTAGTTTCTATCAGTTACCCAAATAGAGACACATAAATGGAACCATAGAGGTTGACATAAGATCAGGTAGGGAGATGGTCAAGGGAAGGCTAGTACTAGTGTTTGTAGCCTTAGGTATCTAGGATTTTAGTTTAGAGAAGATCTAGATTTTAAACATAAAcattatatataatgataattttaaaatattcattgTTCAACAGCACAATAACAAGAGATAGATCATATATATGAAAAAATTAGGTGGAAAAATAGACCTGTTGACCCTATCTATTTCTCTTTTTATAATTCTTGGCCTAGTTGTCCCTTGTAACCCACATTATTTATGGTCTTCAATATgggtgaaaaaaattaaaattttaactttATCTAGAACCAGATCATCCCAAAACGATAGTGTTTGAACCAGGGTCTGTCGTACCAagccgtaccggtccgacaggttgtcggtacgcggaccgactgttaccggtccgagtgcactgtagcagtgcactgtagctcggtataccataccgtaccggtaccgagcccaggtcgaaataccggtacagtacggtattacgaaccttggtttGAACCACAGTTGGAATGACCAACAATCAACAAGAATCAATACTCTGAAAAGCGGGCATAATTATAGTGTCACATGGATTCACATTCAAACCCACAATTCATATGGGTCATGTAGACAGCTACCAGCACTTTTATTTTACTGTTccaagcaaggtatgcaatttcgtaccgtactggaATTTCGAggtttgctcggtacggtacaaaaCTGTATACCAAGCGGCAacgtctgccataccgaagcgtaccgcctgatacgggcgatacgtaccagTCTAagaggttaccggtacgcggactgtccggtaccgctacagtgctacagtattatactgtagcgcTGCTAtagtatgaaaaaagtataaaattgttcggtacacaaaggtgtaccgctcggtacgtcctgatgtaccacccggtacaccggtaccataccgtactgagcccgggtcgaaacgccggtacggtacggtacagcgaaccttACCAagcggtatactgctcggtatatatatatatatatatatatatatatatatatatatatatatatatatatatatatatatatatatatatatatatatatatatatataaggcgacgttgccttttataaaatatttatatataaatatttttttttttttttttttcgttctgTCCGGTAACGGGTGGTCCATATACCGGTTAGCTgacggaccagtatgtaccgggcggtattattcgaaattgtctACCTTGATTCCAAGATAaattaaaataacaataataaaaatgcTTACAGTTGTAAAGTTCCTTACAAAATATTTTGACCATATGTACGTTCTTTTATTACTCTTCTCCTACATGTCCCATATCTCTATTTTGTCTCTTTGTGGAATTGGACACTTGTTCATGTTTGCTTATCAGATTTTTCATATCTGCAAGGATGCAATACAAGCATAGTATTTTCATTGCCAACATACAGTGCATAATATATTCTGTATGCAAATGCATATATTGACAAGGAAACAAaagtcaaaggaagaaaaatatattaatggTAGAAATATCAATAATGAGAAAGCACCATGAAATCAAACATGATGTTCATACACAATACCTTGCCTATACTACATGGAAAAAAATTGATAATCATTAGCATCAGATTTGCTAATTGCATGAATTAAATCATTCAACAAAGTAACCTGCTTTAGGTAGCATATCACTCCAACGTTGACCAGTTCCCCTACATCACTTTCAGTACTTTGTGATAGTTTCTCTCCATCTATCCACTGGGTGGTAAGAACTTTTCTTGACGTATATTTATGATAAGTCTTCGGTATGACAACCTGAAAAATTATATGTTTCTAGATCaggtaatcacacatcacatgttaATCATGTAAATAATGGCAACTGTTCAAACAAGAACATCGTCTTACATATCAGTTTAGCAAGGAATGGGAAACCACTACATTTTCACCACATCTTTAAGAAGAAAATTGAGATATAAGTATTTTGGTATGTCAGACAATTACCAtagtttctttggatcaacaatcaaaaaaatttctttgAGAAAGGTTTCACTTGTGAGAAACAAGAAATATCTAGATCATCCTTATTTCGCATGAGAATGTTTTCACTAACAAAAGAATATGAAATAAAATGCTAGAAAAAGTGATTCTTGCGGCAGCAGTGGCATAGGTCATAGAATTTCTGGATCATAATGTTTCTGTGGATGAATCTGGCATGCAAGTCCTACTACTGAAAAGCACAATCCAATGGCTGGAGAAATGAAATTTACCATTGAAATGTAGGTAGATTAGTGATTATTCTGTTACTGATTATATATTAATGATTTAGAACCACTAGTTGGAAATAAAATGTCAAGATTCCTATATTTGGAGCCAAATTAACAATTTTCCTTTTATCCTGAGGAACCAATGTATACAAAACTACAGTTTTTTGTTCATCAAAAACTTATTTTGTATAACAAGGAAAAAGATCCTTTACTGAACAGAGTAATAATTAGTACTTATAGAAATGTACCTGAGGAAGGTCTTTTCTCATCATTTCAGCAAAGCGAGTTCCATTTTCTCCTTCATTTATATAATCAAGTTCTTCAAAAAAGCGGGCAGCCCATTCATCCACCAAACCAACAATATCAATCGAGATCTGATAGGTCATAACAAGATACAAATTACGCAATAGTTTCAGCCTTTCAGAAGCAGCAAACCAAGTAGCTGACCAATTACCTGAGGAAATCTTCGCAAAAACAGTCCCAGTTTACGAATAATGAAGAGATCTATGGTGACAGTCTCCAGAACAAAAGGCCGCTGTACTTTGACGGCCACCAACTCGCCAGTTTCTTTTAGGCGACCCTTGTAAACTTGTCCCAGAGATGCTGCATATATAAAGTTTCCTCTCAATAGCTTATGACCttatgaatataaaaaataatgctGAAAACAAAGGGGGCGACAAAAAGTCATATAGTAGTATTGCTCAAAGTTACATTTTCAACAAAACACATGAAGTAGTACAGCAAAAACATATTCTAAGCTCATTGCCGTAATGTGTAGATGAGATTACCAGCAGCAATTGGGGATGGTGTCAGTTCAGAGTAGATGTTACACCAAGGCTGCCCAAGTTCTTCTTCAATAAGGGCCATCGCAACATCATCTGGAAATGAAGGAACCTTCAAGTACCAAACACGAAACTTCAAATTTAGCAAAGGTAAAAGCATATAATAGATAAGTCATCTTTATTGACCAGAGAGATTAAGGAATGCCCACAAAATAATGGTAATGACTTCCAGAAAAACAATAGGAAAGCAATGGAGAAAACAGCATGTCATATATTAGGATACTGAAAGAAAACCTGGTATAATGAAATTCATTGAACTAAAAATACTATAGTTAAATTTTCATAAGAAAATCACAAAATTGTGACTCTCCTACTTGTCTCATGGTGTAGAATCTCAACTTTTTTCAACTAAAGAAGAATCAGATATCTCACCCAGAAAAACATATGTTATTTAGTCCACATTAACCATGAAAAACACTTCGAACATACCATATTACCTTATCACATAGCTTCTGCAGTTCAGTCATTGCAGCAGGTGATAATATGTCTGGTCGAATACTCAAAGCTTGGCCAAGTTTTATGTAAGCTGGACCCAGTGACGTTACTATTTCCCTTAATTCAATAGCCCGTGCGACCTCATTCTAGAGAAGAACACACGAAACCAAATGTGAGGAATTGCAGATataaaatcaacatacatcacatatatagggAAATGCACCTCAATTAAACCAAGAGAGTACTAAAAGTAGCTTAGAAACCATgaagtacacacacacacacacacacatatatatatatagagagagagagagagtcaaattAGAACATTCGGGAATAAGATGCATGATCAGCGAGGGTTAATTGCATTGAGCTTATCATGCTAAGGAATGAAGCAGAAAATTGGTTTTGAAGAAGTACCAGGACAAATCGATGCTTAATTGTGTTAGGTATGTGCTTGATGTTTTGATTGAATGTTTGATGTTCAACACACTCTTCTTAACATCTTCAAGACAAAGCCTCAACAGCCATAGCTGTATTGCAAGAGTAACACTTCACAATAAATAGGCTGTGATAGACACACAAACAAGGAGTTTCAAGTTATCACCTGTAAGTTAATAGGATATGAATTCATAGCAAACACTCCGTCCATGAGTAGCCCTTTCATATTTGTGCCCCATCACAAATCACCTTTATGTAAATATAATCTGAATTTATATCAAACACCATCCATGGATGACCCTTTCATACTTGTACCTCTCATCATTCATAATAATAGGTCAGCCCAGATATCATTTGTTAATTGACTCATCAACTTGATGAGGGCTGAGCTACCCACAAAATACTTAAGCTCAAGTGAGCAACTTTAGACCCATCTAACCCTATATGGTTCGTAACCCTCATCCCACTTCTGATATAGGATTAAATGGGGTGATCACAAGATATATGCAATTATGTATTGTTAAGAACATAGTGGACAATGTCCAGTGGATTCgacataaacaaaaatctaaagtgCTGCAAAAGCTATATAGTGCAAAATTTAAGAAAAGAACTACATTAGAAATGTCAAATATGACAGAAGAACAATAAGCAGAGCTAGAAGATGATGCCTCCTGTTTGGTAAATAATGACAAGATGCAGCGAGAACAGTGGAGAGATGATTATATGTGGCTATATTTTTACCTCTGCGATCTTCT
The DNA window shown above is from Musa acuminata AAA Group cultivar baxijiao chromosome BXJ2-4, Cavendish_Baxijiao_AAA, whole genome shotgun sequence and carries:
- the LOC103998622 gene encoding uncharacterized protein LOC103998622 — protein: MEAAPQFLQCGFEPFRRSPLATAAPQWRTLRRRSIRLRSRSPRSGVFAVATEPTTGGAASSSSSNSASSPRSASFGSVNGAASSRFGNVSEEIKKVRKQMEEDEQLATLMRGLRGQNLTDVQFADENIRLRLVEVPAVNSNEALPLVYDPDIIASYWGKRPRAVSTRIIQLLSVAGGFLSHLAWDLINKKIAENEVARAIELREIVTSLGPAYIKLGQALSIRPDILSPAAMTELQKLCDKVPSFPDDVAMALIEEELGQPWCNIYSELTPSPIAAASLGQVYKGRLKETGELVAVKVQRPFVLETVTIDLFIIRKLGLFLRRFPQISIDIVGLVDEWAARFFEELDYINEGENGTRFAEMMRKDLPQVVIPKTYHKYTSRKVLTTQWIDGEKLSQSTESDVGELVNVGVICYLKQLLDTGFFHADPHPGNMIRTPDGKLAILDFGLVTRLTDDQKYGIIEAIAHLIHRDYNEIVKDFVKLDFIPDGVNLEPILPVLAKVFDQALEGGGAKNINFQELASDLAQITFDYPFRIPPYFALIIRAIGVLEGIALVGNPDFAIVDEAYPYLAQRLLTDESPRLKEALRYMIYGKRGVFDAERFIDVMQAFENFITAAKSGGGENLNGNMADLGSLQSQPGLLVPVFPALVPQPAQPVKTRAALTFLLSEKGNFFREFILDEVVKAIDAVSREQLVQIAAVMGIGTAAPVFSMAPLRPAVLLPTITEEDRVILNNVEKVAKFLTSETSKASSHQGVEISNVIQELLPVLPSISARVLPEVLSRLTSRVLARLIRETFL